A genomic region of Dictyoglomus sp. NZ13-RE01 contains the following coding sequences:
- a CDS encoding diacylglycerol kinase, which yields MKYHVLVNPIANKGRGEKLFPEIKSLLEKENINFDIEFTLGGEGTLKQVEKALDKGADIVVAAGGDGTVNEVVNGLRGRAKLGILPIGRGNDVARSLKIPKNLKEAVKLLKKGKNFKMDLGMIDGRYFVGVTGLGFDAEANLTANRLKFRGPLGYVASVFLTLKNYKPKKCNIYMDDKVWSGEITLVAIGNTRNYAGGMKITPSARLNDGLFDICIVEKIHPLELVLYFPLIYFGKHTINPHVKMYRAKEVKIEGEKDLMATMDGELIPAEKLVVKNIPNIQDVICGGVIELC from the coding sequence ATGAAATATCATGTATTGGTTAATCCTATAGCAAATAAAGGCAGAGGAGAAAAGTTATTTCCAGAAATTAAATCTTTGTTAGAGAAAGAAAATATTAATTTTGATATTGAGTTTACATTAGGAGGAGAGGGAACTCTTAAGCAGGTTGAAAAGGCTTTGGATAAGGGGGCAGATATAGTTGTTGCTGCAGGTGGAGACGGAACAGTGAATGAAGTTGTGAATGGACTTAGAGGTAGAGCTAAATTAGGAATTCTTCCTATTGGAAGAGGGAATGATGTAGCAAGATCTTTGAAAATTCCTAAGAACTTAAAAGAGGCAGTTAAGCTACTTAAAAAGGGCAAAAATTTTAAGATGGATTTAGGCATGATAGATGGTAGATATTTTGTGGGGGTTACTGGATTGGGATTTGATGCAGAAGCAAATTTAACAGCAAATAGATTAAAGTTTAGGGGACCGCTTGGATATGTGGCATCAGTTTTTTTAACCCTTAAAAATTATAAACCAAAAAAGTGTAACATTTATATGGATGATAAAGTTTGGAGTGGAGAAATTACGTTAGTGGCTATTGGAAATACAAGAAATTATGCAGGAGGAATGAAAATAACTCCAAGTGCTAGATTAAATGATGGTTTATTTGATATTTGTATTGTGGAGAAAATACATCCCTTAGAATTAGTTCTCTATTTTCCATTAATTTATTTTGGAAAACACACTATTAATCCTCATGTAAAAATGTATAGGGCAAAAGAGGTAAAGATTGAGGGGGAGAAGGATTTAATGGCAACTATGGATGGAGAATTGATTCCTGCGGAAAAATTAGTAGTTAAAAATATTCCTAATATACAAGATGTTATATGTGGGGGTGTGATCGAACTATGTTAA
- a CDS encoding Holliday junction branch migration DNA helicase RuvB — translation MRKNYSFSLVQKEPALENLLRPKNLCEFVGQKKIIERLDIILKAAKERKEALDHILFCGPPGLGKTTLALILSTEENVEIKMVSAPTLQKTGDLVGILTSLSERSILFIDEIHRLSPSLEEVLYSVMEDLSISIVTGKGPSARIIKFKLPPITIVGATTRPGLLSHPLRDRFGFIANFDYYNEEELVEILLRSQKILDLNLSEEVLLEIAKRSRGTPRIANRLLKRVRDYIQVMDINNLSIDKVKEILNFLGIDYKGLDELDRKILKAIRDNFKGGPVGIKNLAEFLNESPETIEVMYEPYLLRIGFIQRTPRGRIITPLGLTHLMEADS, via the coding sequence ATGAGAAAGAATTATTCTTTTTCTTTAGTTCAAAAAGAACCAGCCTTAGAAAATCTTTTAAGACCAAAGAATCTTTGTGAATTTGTTGGTCAAAAGAAGATTATAGAAAGACTTGATATTATTTTAAAAGCTGCAAAAGAAAGAAAAGAAGCTTTAGATCATATTTTATTTTGTGGTCCTCCTGGCTTAGGTAAGACGACATTGGCTTTAATTTTGTCTACTGAAGAGAATGTGGAAATAAAGATGGTTTCTGCACCAACTTTGCAAAAGACTGGTGATTTAGTAGGAATTTTAACATCTTTATCGGAGAGAAGTATTTTATTTATTGATGAAATTCATAGACTTTCCCCCTCTCTTGAAGAGGTATTATATTCTGTAATGGAGGACTTATCTATAAGTATAGTTACTGGTAAAGGACCTTCTGCAAGAATAATAAAATTCAAACTACCACCTATTACTATTGTTGGAGCTACAACAAGACCTGGATTATTAAGTCATCCTTTAAGGGATAGATTTGGTTTTATTGCCAATTTTGACTATTATAATGAGGAAGAGTTGGTAGAGATTTTGTTAAGATCCCAAAAAATATTGGATTTAAATCTTTCTGAAGAAGTACTCTTGGAGATTGCAAAGCGTTCAAGAGGTACACCAAGAATTGCAAACAGGCTTCTAAAGAGGGTTAGAGATTATATTCAGGTTATGGATATTAATAATTTAAGTATTGATAAGGTTAAAGAAATTCTAAATTTCTTAGGAATAGACTATAAAGGATTGGATGAGTTAGATAGAAAAATATTAAAAGCGATTAGGGATAATTTTAAAGGTGGACCTGTAGGAATAAAAAATCTTGCTGAGTTTTTGAATGAATCTCCTGAAACAATAGAAGTGATGTATGAACCTTATCTTTTAAGGATTGGTTTTATTCAAAGAACTCCAAGAGGAAGAATAATAACACCTTTAGGTTTAACTCATTTAATGGAGGCTGACTCATGA
- the ruvA gene encoding Holliday junction branch migration protein RuvA produces MSFINHIHGKILEVDNNVLIISLNKISFRIFLSDCSIKKIKDKIGEEIDIYVSEIFNMESIRLYGFLEKDERDFFESLMELPGVGVRLALKIVDNITYNDWKNALENNNWEILTSIPGIGKKIAQKIFFSAKRTLPIEEKSDEIETVANALINLGYTKSEVNKVMKELSKEKGKSIEELIKIALDILRKM; encoded by the coding sequence TTGAGTTTTATCAATCATATTCATGGAAAGATATTGGAAGTTGACAATAATGTTTTAATAATTTCGTTAAATAAAATTAGTTTTAGGATATTTCTATCTGATTGTAGTATAAAAAAAATAAAAGATAAGATAGGAGAAGAAATAGATATTTATGTAAGTGAGATTTTTAATATGGAAAGTATTAGACTTTATGGTTTTTTAGAAAAAGACGAGAGGGATTTTTTTGAAAGCCTGATGGAATTACCGGGAGTGGGGGTGAGATTAGCCTTGAAGATTGTAGATAATATTACTTATAATGACTGGAAAAATGCTTTAGAAAATAATAATTGGGAGATCTTAACTTCTATTCCAGGAATTGGAAAAAAAATTGCCCAAAAAATATTTTTCTCTGCTAAGAGGACATTGCCTATTGAAGAAAAGAGCGATGAAATTGAAACAGTAGCAAATGCTTTGATTAATCTTGGTTATACAAAAAGCGAAGTTAACAAAGTAATGAAAGAATTGTCAAAGGAGAAAGGGAAATCTATAGAAGAATTAATAAAGATTGCATTAGATATACTCAGAAAGATGTAA
- a CDS encoding crossover junction endodeoxyribonuclease RuvC, whose protein sequence is MLILGIDPGTATIGYGLVDFNNKKLKIVDYGVLTTPKEWVVEKRLNYVYMEISNILEKYNPDVVVMENVYFYKNTKTAINVAQAQGVIMLSTYQHNIKLQTFTPLEVKQTIVGYGRATKEQMQIMVKELLQLEEIPKPDDAADALALCICYSLTKGDKV, encoded by the coding sequence ATGTTAATTTTAGGAATTGATCCAGGAACAGCCACTATAGGCTACGGTTTGGTTGATTTTAATAACAAAAAACTAAAAATAGTAGATTATGGAGTATTAACTACTCCAAAGGAATGGGTTGTAGAAAAAAGATTAAACTATGTATATATGGAAATTTCTAATATTTTAGAAAAGTATAATCCAGATGTTGTAGTAATGGAAAATGTATATTTTTATAAGAATACGAAAACAGCTATAAATGTTGCCCAAGCACAGGGAGTAATAATGTTATCTACTTATCAACATAATATTAAGTTACAGACCTTTACTCCCTTAGAAGTAAAACAGACTATAGTAGGCTATGGTAGAGCTACTAAGGAGCAAATGCAGATTATGGTAAAAGAACTTCTACAATTAGAGGAAATTCCAAAACCAGATGATGCTGCAGATGCATTGGCGCTTTGTATATGTTATTCTTTAACTAAAGGTGATAAAGTTTGA
- a CDS encoding YebC/PmpR family DNA-binding transcriptional regulator has protein sequence MSGHSKWANIKHRKAATDAKKGKLFSNLSKEIIIAAKQGGGNPETNPRLRAAIERAREANMPKENIERAIKRGTGEIPGVTYEEVVYEGYGPAGVAIMVEVVTDNKNRTASEIRRIFTKHGGNLGEAGCVSWIFEDKGSIFIDKESVVDEDQLLSDALEAGAEDVRIDPDSIEIITSPQEFTAVKEALLAKGYKITQAEVTKVPKNLVPVQGEDAEKLLKLMEELDDHDDVQKTYANFDIPDEILQKLS, from the coding sequence ATGTCTGGACATTCAAAATGGGCAAATATTAAACATAGAAAGGCAGCAACAGATGCAAAGAAGGGGAAGCTTTTCTCCAATTTAAGTAAAGAAATTATAATAGCTGCTAAACAAGGAGGAGGGAATCCAGAAACTAATCCAAGATTAAGAGCTGCTATTGAGAGAGCTCGCGAGGCAAATATGCCAAAAGAAAACATCGAAAGAGCTATTAAGAGGGGAACAGGAGAAATTCCTGGTGTAACTTATGAAGAGGTAGTTTATGAAGGATACGGACCTGCTGGTGTTGCAATTATGGTAGAGGTTGTAACAGATAATAAAAATAGGACTGCCTCTGAGATTAGAAGGATCTTTACAAAACATGGTGGCAATTTAGGAGAGGCTGGCTGTGTCTCATGGATTTTTGAAGATAAGGGGAGTATTTTCATTGATAAAGAAAGTGTAGTGGATGAGGATCAACTTTTGAGTGATGCCTTAGAAGCTGGTGCAGAAGATGTAAGAATTGATCCTGATAGTATTGAGATTATCACATCTCCACAGGAATTCACTGCTGTTAAAGAAGCATTATTAGCTAAAGGATATAAGATAACTCAAGCAGAAGTAACTAAGGTTCCAAAAAATTTAGTACCTGTTCAAGGTGAAGATGCAGAAAAGCTTTTGAAACTAATGGAAGAATTAGATGATCATGATGATGTACAAAAAACTTATGCTAATTTTGATATTCCTGACGAAATTTTGCAAAAATTGTCTTAG
- a CDS encoding bifunctional ADP-dependent NAD(P)H-hydrate dehydratase/NAD(P)H-hydrate epimerase — translation MKVLSVEETRILENKLVKEYNIPPLLLMENAGAQSFSLLKEKINLKDKRICVLCGPGNNGGDALVIARYLYMNGITPTVFLYNWDKNISELSKIQYEILKNTEIEFLSLREEYRSIRFFDIIIDGLLGIGLKRPLDNELVSIIEEVNNLNKTVISIDVPTGIDADSGKIMGACIKANYTVTMFLPKIGFFNPKVIDYIGELVVNPLGFPIKFLNDLIPSNIYYVQEEDILKSIPKFPLGVHKGEKGKVLIIGGSLQYSGAPILSAKSALRTSAGLVYLALPESISNLHRGQNPEIIFIPLGDQSGYISYESVSKILEIIEKLRIDSVGIGPGIGLFEATQRFIQELVLKIDKPLVIDADALTAIKPTLSYLNKGNIIITPHIGEMSRLTDLSIEHILENRIDVSRKFAEKYNINLILKGPYSLSVFPDGDVYINPFASSLLATAGSGDVLTGILTALLAQGISIKKACVLGNYIHSLSSLIYKETIGDRGLIAGDIVENIPLAFKKIIENS, via the coding sequence ATGAAGGTTTTATCTGTTGAAGAGACAAGAATTTTAGAAAATAAGTTGGTAAAAGAATATAATATTCCTCCATTGTTGTTAATGGAAAATGCTGGTGCTCAATCTTTTAGCTTATTAAAAGAGAAAATAAATTTAAAGGATAAAAGGATATGTGTTTTATGTGGACCAGGAAATAATGGAGGAGATGCCTTAGTTATTGCGCGCTATCTATATATGAATGGAATAACGCCAACAGTTTTTTTATACAATTGGGATAAAAATATTTCTGAGCTTTCGAAGATACAATATGAGATTTTAAAAAATACAGAGATAGAATTTTTATCACTAAGAGAAGAATATAGAAGCATAAGATTTTTTGATATTATTATTGACGGGCTTTTAGGGATTGGTCTAAAGAGACCATTAGATAATGAGTTAGTAAGTATAATTGAAGAAGTTAATAATCTTAACAAAACTGTTATCTCAATAGATGTGCCTACAGGAATAGATGCTGATTCTGGTAAAATTATGGGGGCTTGTATCAAAGCAAACTATACAGTTACTATGTTTTTACCCAAAATTGGCTTTTTTAATCCAAAGGTTATAGATTACATTGGGGAACTTGTTGTTAATCCATTGGGATTTCCTATAAAATTTTTAAACGACTTGATTCCTTCTAATATATACTATGTCCAAGAAGAAGATATTTTAAAAAGTATTCCTAAATTTCCATTAGGAGTTCATAAAGGGGAAAAGGGTAAAGTTTTAATTATAGGGGGATCCCTCCAGTATAGTGGTGCTCCAATTTTATCTGCAAAGTCCGCTTTAAGAACTTCTGCTGGGTTAGTTTACCTTGCTCTTCCAGAATCTATAAGTAATCTTCATAGGGGACAAAATCCAGAGATTATTTTCATTCCATTAGGGGATCAAAGTGGTTATATATCCTATGAGAGTGTAAGTAAAATTCTTGAAATTATAGAAAAATTGAGAATAGATTCTGTAGGGATTGGACCAGGTATTGGACTCTTTGAAGCTACTCAAAGATTTATTCAAGAATTGGTTTTGAAAATTGATAAGCCATTAGTTATTGATGCAGATGCTTTAACTGCAATTAAACCTACTTTGTCTTATCTAAATAAAGGTAACATAATAATAACCCCTCATATAGGGGAAATGTCTCGTTTAACTGATTTGTCAATAGAACACATTTTAGAAAACAGGATAGATGTTTCGAGAAAATTTGCAGAAAAATATAATATAAATCTTATCTTAAAAGGTCCTTATTCTTTGTCTGTTTTTCCAGATGGTGATGTATATATAAATCCATTTGCATCTTCTCTTTTAGCTACAGCAGGCTCGGGAGATGTTTTGACAGGTATACTTACCGCTTTATTAGCTCAGGGAATTTCTATTAAGAAAGCATGTGTGTTAGGTAATTATATTCATTCTTTATCTTCTTTGATATACAAAGAAACAATTGGAGATAGAGGTCTTATTGCAGGAGATATAGTTGAAAACATACCTTTGGCGTTTAAGAAAATTATAGAAAATTCTTGA
- a CDS encoding phosphopyruvate hydratase — MPTILDIFGREVLDSRGNPTVEAEVYLEDGSMGRAIVPSGASTGSREALELRDKDEKRYKGKGVTQAVKNINEIIAPELIGMDALDQYLIDKTMIELDGTENKSRLGANAILAVSLAVARAGANYLGIPLYAYLGGIQARELPVPLMNVINGGKHADNPLDFQEYMIVPLGPNFRESLRWAVEVFQTLRSILKSKGLNTNVGDEGGFAPYIEKNEEPLSILVEAIKKAGFEPGKDIALALDPAASEFYEDGKYNLQAEGKSLSSDEMIAFYEYLVEKYPIVSIEDGLSEKDWEGWQKLTQRLGKRIQLVGDDIFVTNPKILAEGIEKGIGNAILIKVNQIGTLTETLDTIRLAHQNGYKTVISHRSGETEDTFIADLAVAVNSGQIKTGSLSRTDRIAKYNQLLRIEEELGEGAVYKGILNFKRR, encoded by the coding sequence GTGCCAACTATATTAGATATATTTGGAAGAGAGGTTTTAGATTCAAGAGGAAATCCAACAGTAGAAGCAGAAGTTTATTTAGAAGATGGAAGTATGGGAAGAGCAATAGTACCATCAGGGGCTTCTACGGGAAGTAGAGAGGCTTTAGAACTAAGAGATAAGGATGAAAAAAGATACAAAGGAAAGGGTGTTACTCAGGCAGTAAAAAATATAAATGAGATTATTGCGCCTGAATTAATTGGAATGGACGCCTTAGATCAGTACTTGATTGATAAAACCATGATAGAATTAGATGGTACAGAAAATAAATCAAGACTCGGAGCAAATGCAATATTAGCTGTGTCTTTAGCTGTAGCAAGAGCTGGAGCAAATTATTTAGGTATTCCTCTTTATGCTTATCTTGGAGGCATTCAAGCCCGTGAACTTCCTGTCCCTCTAATGAATGTAATTAATGGTGGAAAGCATGCAGATAACCCATTAGATTTCCAAGAGTATATGATAGTGCCTCTTGGACCAAACTTCAGAGAATCATTAAGATGGGCTGTTGAGGTTTTTCAGACTTTGAGATCAATATTAAAGAGCAAAGGGCTTAATACTAATGTTGGTGATGAAGGGGGTTTTGCTCCTTATATAGAAAAGAATGAAGAACCTCTATCCATTTTAGTAGAAGCCATTAAAAAGGCTGGTTTTGAACCTGGAAAAGATATTGCTCTTGCCCTTGACCCTGCAGCAAGTGAATTCTACGAAGATGGCAAATACAATTTACAGGCAGAAGGAAAATCATTATCTTCTGATGAGATGATAGCATTTTATGAGTATTTAGTAGAAAAGTATCCTATTGTTTCTATAGAAGATGGATTATCTGAAAAGGATTGGGAAGGATGGCAAAAGCTAACCCAAAGATTAGGAAAGAGAATTCAATTAGTGGGTGATGACATATTTGTTACAAATCCTAAGATTTTAGCAGAGGGGATTGAAAAGGGAATAGGAAATGCAATTCTAATTAAAGTAAACCAGATTGGTACATTAACAGAAACTCTTGATACTATAAGACTTGCTCATCAAAATGGATATAAAACAGTTATTTCCCATAGATCAGGAGAGACAGAAGATACTTTTATTGCAGATTTAGCTGTAGCAGTCAATAGTGGGCAAATTAAAACAGGCTCCTTAAGTAGAACCGATAGAATTGCAAAATATAATCAGTTATTAAGAATTGAGGAAGAATTAGGAGAAGGGGCAGTTTATAAAGGGATTTTAAATTTCAAGAGGAGATAA
- a CDS encoding phosphoribosyltransferase — protein MEYISPSWEEIYKQCIDLAKKIKDDNYIPEVIVGVARGGWIPARILSDLLENSYTANIKIDFYRGVGETRERPVITQTISTGVEGKKVLIADDVADSGKSLKVAKEHLEHCGASQVKIATIYYKPWSIIKPDYYISETSAWIIFPWEVNETLLKIAKNLKSQGKSHDEILDELFKTGVSKELIDRFRSDFWKNL, from the coding sequence ATGGAATATATTTCACCATCATGGGAAGAAATATATAAACAATGTATTGACTTAGCCAAAAAAATTAAAGATGACAATTATATTCCTGAAGTAATAGTAGGTGTGGCAAGAGGAGGATGGATACCAGCAAGAATCCTATCGGATCTTCTTGAAAATTCTTATACAGCCAATATAAAGATAGATTTCTATAGAGGGGTTGGTGAAACAAGAGAAAGACCCGTTATAACTCAAACAATATCTACAGGAGTAGAAGGGAAGAAAGTTTTAATTGCAGATGATGTAGCGGATAGTGGGAAAAGTTTAAAAGTTGCAAAAGAACACTTAGAGCATTGTGGTGCTTCTCAGGTAAAGATTGCTACCATTTATTATAAACCATGGTCCATAATTAAACCTGATTACTACATATCTGAGACATCCGCATGGATTATTTTTCCTTGGGAGGTTAACGAGACTCTTCTTAAAATTGCAAAAAACCTAAAGAGTCAAGGTAAATCTCACGATGAGATCTTAGATGAACTTTTTAAAACAGGAGTAAGTAAGGAATTAATAGATAGATTTAGAAGTGATTTTTGGAAAAATCTATGA
- a CDS encoding mannose-1-phosphate guanyltransferase: MRAVIMAGGEGTRLRPLTITRPKPMAHVVGKPIMEYIIELLVNQGFRDITATLYYLPEIIQEYFDDGSSWNVKLDYSIEETPLGTAGSVKYALRDKKRERILIISGDALTDIDLNKVLEFHEEKGALVTIVLKSVENPLEYGVVITNEDGRIIKFLEKPGWGEVFSDTVNTGIYILEPEVLDYIPENTPFDFSKDLFPLLLSKNAPLYGYISDCYWCDIGDLNQFLQANFDVLNQKVKVKISGREIYPGIFAKEGIEIFPTAYLKPPVYVGQFTRIMDNAHIRGPVVLGDNVFIDSECKIERSVVFNNTYIGKKTSIFSAIVGNRCNIKDQVRIEEGAIIGDNTNLGGKVFVNNNVKIWPNKIVETGTFVNSSIIWGSHWRKTFFGQRGISGMINVEITPELATKIGSAFGTVLPKGSDVVMSRDIDPACRMIKRALLTGILSTGVHVYDIRTLPIPVSKYSVPNLLAKAGVHVRLSPYDNEKILIEFFDENGVSIDKSTERKIENILFREDFRRTYAKEVGEIKFPPHIIEYYLMGLLKKVDTESIKKKNFKIIVDYKGSSISLILPHILSNLKIENLSLNLYGENLSLTSITSSESLSNLVKSFGADLGVVFTHDGENFSLFTPQGNYISKDTLIATIALLNFKTFPNSQIVVPVTVSNMIEKLAEIEGGRVYRSKTSPSELVKATLRIGAKLGASEDGIIYPEFQLSFDGIYGFIKTLELLSKTGYNIDEIFMSLPNLYKVKNVVDCPIELKGKIMRKIIEENIEQSIDYTDGIKINFGESWVLILPHPEDPAFEVYAEATSLKDAQDLCKLFSEKITSLIG; the protein is encoded by the coding sequence ATGAGAGCTGTTATAATGGCGGGGGGAGAAGGCACAAGACTTAGACCTTTAACCATAACTCGCCCCAAACCGATGGCACACGTTGTAGGAAAGCCAATCATGGAGTATATAATTGAGCTTTTAGTTAATCAGGGATTTAGAGATATAACTGCAACATTGTATTATTTACCCGAAATTATTCAAGAGTATTTTGATGATGGCTCTTCATGGAATGTTAAATTAGATTACTCTATCGAAGAAACTCCTTTGGGAACAGCAGGCAGTGTTAAGTATGCATTAAGAGATAAAAAAAGAGAAAGAATATTAATAATAAGCGGAGATGCCTTAACAGATATTGATCTAAATAAAGTTTTGGAATTTCATGAAGAGAAAGGAGCCTTAGTTACTATTGTTTTAAAATCTGTTGAAAATCCATTAGAATATGGGGTTGTTATAACTAATGAAGATGGAAGAATAATTAAGTTTCTTGAAAAACCTGGATGGGGAGAAGTTTTTAGTGATACTGTAAATACTGGAATTTACATCTTAGAGCCAGAGGTTTTAGATTATATACCAGAAAATACACCCTTTGATTTTAGTAAAGATCTTTTTCCTTTATTATTAAGCAAAAATGCACCCCTTTATGGATATATAAGTGACTGCTATTGGTGTGATATAGGAGATTTAAATCAATTTTTACAGGCTAATTTTGATGTATTAAATCAAAAAGTGAAAGTTAAAATATCCGGTAGAGAAATATATCCTGGCATATTTGCAAAAGAGGGGATTGAGATCTTTCCAACTGCATATCTAAAACCGCCTGTGTATGTAGGACAATTCACAAGAATAATGGATAATGCTCACATACGTGGTCCTGTTGTTTTGGGAGATAATGTCTTTATTGATAGTGAGTGCAAAATAGAAAGATCTGTGGTTTTTAACAATACTTACATAGGTAAAAAAACTTCTATTTTTTCTGCAATAGTTGGAAATAGATGTAACATAAAGGATCAAGTGAGAATAGAAGAGGGAGCAATTATAGGAGATAATACAAACTTAGGAGGCAAAGTATTTGTCAACAATAATGTAAAGATCTGGCCAAATAAGATCGTAGAAACTGGAACCTTTGTAAATTCAAGTATAATTTGGGGTAGTCATTGGAGAAAAACATTTTTCGGTCAAAGAGGTATTTCAGGCATGATAAACGTAGAAATTACTCCAGAATTGGCAACAAAAATTGGCTCCGCCTTCGGGACAGTACTTCCAAAAGGATCAGATGTAGTCATGAGCAGAGATATTGACCCTGCTTGTAGAATGATAAAAAGAGCTCTACTTACTGGAATTTTATCTACAGGAGTACATGTTTACGACATAAGGACTCTACCTATACCTGTTTCGAAATACTCTGTGCCAAATCTCCTTGCAAAGGCAGGAGTTCATGTAAGACTTTCTCCCTATGATAATGAAAAAATTCTTATTGAATTCTTTGATGAAAACGGAGTATCCATTGATAAAAGTACAGAGAGAAAGATTGAGAATATACTTTTTAGGGAGGATTTTAGAAGAACATATGCAAAAGAGGTTGGAGAAATAAAATTCCCTCCCCATATAATTGAGTACTATTTAATGGGACTTTTGAAAAAAGTTGATACCGAATCTATAAAGAAGAAAAACTTTAAAATAATTGTTGATTACAAAGGAAGCAGTATATCCCTAATACTACCTCATATCTTATCTAATCTAAAGATTGAAAATTTGTCTTTAAATCTCTATGGAGAAAATCTTTCTCTCACATCTATAACCTCTTCTGAATCTCTAAGTAACTTAGTAAAATCTTTTGGCGCTGACTTAGGAGTTGTTTTTACCCATGATGGAGAGAACTTTTCTCTATTTACTCCTCAAGGAAACTACATATCAAAAGATACCCTTATTGCAACAATAGCCCTATTGAATTTCAAAACATTTCCAAACAGCCAAATAGTAGTCCCTGTAACAGTTTCTAACATGATTGAGAAATTAGCAGAAATAGAAGGAGGAAGGGTTTATCGTAGTAAAACTTCTCCCTCTGAGCTTGTGAAAGCAACCCTTAGAATAGGAGCAAAATTAGGAGCAAGTGAAGACGGTATTATATATCCAGAATTTCAATTGTCCTTTGATGGTATATATGGTTTTATAAAAACTTTAGAACTACTTTCTAAAACTGGATACAATATAGATGAAATTTTTATGAGCTTGCCTAATTTATATAAAGTAAAAAATGTAGTTGATTGTCCTATAGAGCTCAAGGGGAAAATAATGAGAAAAATTATAGAGGAAAATATTGAACAATCCATTGATTATACTGATGGAATAAAAATCAATTTTGGAGAATCATGGGTACTGATACTGCCTCATCCAGAAGATCCAGCTTTTGAAGTATACGCAGAAGCAACCTCACTAAAGGATGCCCAGGACCTTTGTAAACTATTCTCAGAGAAAATCACATCATTAATAGGATGA